cactTAGCAATGCCAGGTACGACCCAGATCCTCCTCCACTCCCCACGccactctcccccctccccccaaaaaaaaagtaaggaagaagaaaaaacagataGAGGGTGAGTGTATGCATAGACAATGGAATTCAAAGCCTAGGACGTAAACCTCAGCTCCACACTTTCCTGGTATTTCCCTAGGAATCTTCTTTCATAAGCCCATCCGTACCTCAGTATCTCCACCTGTTAAATGAGGGTTTGAGAGGAGGGCACCTAGTCTGCTAGTCCTGGTCACTGCTGGCACGTTTGGGTGACCCCTGGAGTCCATAGCCTTAGGACTTCCACCCTGGGCAGGGTAAAATGCCCTTAGTGGGGGGTCTGTGAGTCCTGGAACAGGACaggttgggggaagggggggcccCCCCGGAAGAGGCCTCTGCTTGTTGCCTGGTAACGGGATCTCCTGACACATGAGGATCCTGGCTGCTGTTTACAGGTAGCTAGGTGGGGGATTATGGTTTATAGGAAGGTGAGAGCTAAACAAAGGAGATTTCTTCCAGCGGAACGAAGACATTTTCTTCCCCCCTTTGTGCTTGGAACCGGTAGGGTTAGCAGGAGGGGCGgcctccaggccctgcccagcccgcAGATGGGGCAGAGGGGCTGGTTATGCAGATCAGACTTGGTGCGTCTCTGTGACCATGGAGACCAGGCCCGGGACTCTTTCCCCAGGCGCTGTGGGAGAGTTATTTAACTCTGGCCCGGTCAGTGGCACCGAGAGCTCCCTTTTCTTGGAAAGGAAAGATGGGGTGTCATGCCAGCAAGAGCACCCAGGTGGTGGGGGAGTCCCAGAAGCCTGGAGAACAGCCGGAGGGAGAAGAGCCCAATCTGGAGGCTGTCACCAAGATAGCAGATGGCAAAGACGGCGCCTCGTTGAAGGATGGAGCCCCTGAGCCCAAGAGCTGAGATGTTCGTCTCTCCCAGGGGACCTCCTCGCTTCATTCCTGAAACTGCCTTTGGCCAAAGAAACCTGAGATGATCCCCAACCTGAGAAAccgtggaaagagagagagagagagagaaagaaagatgctgACCTGTGGGATTCAGACTTTCAGAATTTGcttcttcaggctccttggagtTGGGAAGAGGAGGACTCTTATTTTACCTGCTCCAGGAGAAAAGGGAGAACGTTTTCAAGCCTTCTAGGACTTTCTATCCGCTTCTGGAAATGGTCGAGCTTCCACCTGACTGTCCTGGCTGCAAGAAAGACCAGCTGCAGAACTCGGATGGTTCAGGAACGCCCCCTGCCTCTTGCTGAACTCAAAGCACCATAGCTTGGAGTAGATTTGGGGTGTGGGGTTCTTGGCTGTTGGGATGTGTCACTCTTAGCAtgttctccttctctctctctctctctctcctctctccttttctccctccataGCTGGCTGAATAGCCGACATCCCAAACAGGAAGGCTCTGCTTTTGGCTCACGCCACACTGTCTGtatgaataatttaatatttagctCGGAGAATTGTTAATGAATGATGGGAACAATCGGCACAGGCTGTGAGCGCGTAAATGGATAAATGGAAGGTAACGTGGCCTTGATCAGCCTGTAAGTGGAGCAGGAgctgtggggaggaaggaggaggagaggacacAGGTTCCTGGGCTTTTAAACCCCGGTGGGGGGGAAACATGTCCCCCGACTAATATTCATCACGTGTCTCCTCACTATCAAAAGTCTGTCCATTCGAGCCCTTCAGCATCTGAGCTAACGGTGCCCCGCCTTCAGAAATAGTGCGCTGTGTACTCACACGCCTgccagctttcctccccgcccctccccccgcatgtgttttgttttgagttcgACTTGAAAGCGTTTTAATTTGAAATCAAACAGACATGTTTGCAAATAAATAATGACACAACACATTTGGAAGACGGGGTTGGGTATGGGAGGGATCTGATCGGCAGGGAACGTTGGGGCTGATTCGCAGAACGGAAGTGTGGAAAGAGATTGAGGGGCCCTGTACGCCATGGAGAACCTTCCGTGGGTGGTCTCATGGgggcaaggctggagcgatagcacagtggggtggggtgtttgccttgcacgcggcggccgacttgggttcgattcccagcatcccatatggtcccctgagcaccgccaggagtaattcctgagtgcagagccaggagtaacccctgtgcatcgccgggtgtgacccaaaaagggaaaaataaagcgGGGGTCTTTGCAGCCATTTCCCCAGTTACAGGAGGAAGAAATTGGGAGTTAAGGGACTTGCCTGATTACTATGGCATTCTCTCCATGAGGGCACAGAACTAGAATTTGAAGACCAGCAAAATGGGTCCTGAGTTCAGGCTGAGAACCACCCCAGGGTTCTACTTCAAGTGAAGGGTCCCTCCAGGAGCCAATGGGAGACTCAGTCCCATGATAGCTGCTcaaaggggtggggggacaatTGCCCCTTTAATCCACGGACCTACCTTTGTGTGAGACAGGTAAGGGTGACCGCTCAGCTAGGTATGGCGCCCACCCAGGCCTTGGAGATGGTGTCTGCAGGGCCCTTTCTTTGAAGTCTGGTTCTTGGGGGAcagagggtgggcagaggggatgaaggggatggaggagaggaggggagttgATAGgatagggggccagagagggcaGCAAGCGGCTGGAAGTGACCTCCTGATGGCCATACACATTTCAGAAGCTGAATAGGATTCTTGTGAGATGACAACACAAGCAGggcaaagagaaggagagaaggagcggCCAGAAGAAATGTGATTCAGCTTGAAGGGAGGACAAAAGGTTCCTTCTGCTTCAGCCTTCccaggaaggggcaggagagaggggccTCATCAGCTGGTTGGagccctcccctgtcccccgGGGTGAAAACCTGGGGTGAGCCAGGAAACAGGCCTGGGCTTGCAGCTGGGGATCAGGAAGTTGGGGGCCTCTTTTTCCAGCTTCCTGGGGATTggccaatttctctctctctctccctccctctctctctctctctctctctctctctctctaagacaattctggttttttttctccctcctccttcctcatgGAAATTCACCCTGCAAAACAGCCCTGTGTCTGTCTGGTAAGAAGTTGCCGCATGGTCACCCGGAGGAAAAAAGTTCTGAGCTGGTGGGGAAGGCTTTGATGCAAGGGCGCTTACTCATTCCACCAGCTCCTGAGGGTGGAGCGTTTCTCTGCTTCTTAACAAATCAAAGAAGGAGGCTTCGGGTCTTGAAAAGTTCAGAAACACAGTGGTTTGTTTAGTTTCCTCCTGGGATGGTGCAAAATGCTCATTTAATTAAATTCCAAGTCTCTGAGggcttaaaacacacacacacacacacacacacacacacacacacacacacacacacacacacacacacacacacacacacacactccttcacCCCCAGCTGTGGCAGGCACACTGCAGTTTTCAAGGACATTAATCTGCAACAGGAAAAAAGCACCCCGTTTCTTTTCAAGGACATTCCATTGTTCCAGCTGGACCCAGCACACGCAGCTGTTCCTTCTGAGCTAGCGAGGCTCAAGTGCCTGGTCACAGTAGCAAGAATTATGGCCCCTGATCTGCACAGACTCCACGGAACACCATTGCCCTCACCCACTTCCCAGAGGCTTCCAGGCAGGAGCGCCCTAGTTCCCTCCCTCCCACGTCCCTTTCTCGGTTCATGTTGCTGCCGTAACTACAGATGCCCACAGCTTTGGTTGTGGGCTTGCCGTGGGCGACACTCCTGTAGTTGTGGTGCTTTGCTGGCTGCGGTGTGGCTTGGGGTGGTAGGGCTCTCCGTGAGAACTGCCCTAACCATGATCCATCCGTGCATGCGGTGACACCGGAGACTGAACTTGCAAGGAAGCGCGTTAGCCACAGAGCTATCTCCGACCCTTAGTCATCAACTCACCTGTCTCCCCATTCGCTCACCCGCACATCTATATTCCTCTATCCGTCCTTATTTATCTATCAATCTTTCTagtaccatctctctctctccattcgggtataatttttcatttttataaagacaTGAATTTCCCCTATTAATTAACCCTATCCCCGCACCTGCCTCTGCTtaggtgttagggattgaatccagggcacccagcatgcaaggcagatatgCTTACATTgagccacattctttttttttttttccttgtgggtcacacccggcaatgcacaggggttactcctggctctgcactcaggaattactcctggcagtgctcaggggaccatatcggatgctgggaattgaacccaggtcggccgggtgcaaggcaaacgccctacccgctgtgctatcgctccaacccgagCCACATTCTTCacctaatttttcttcttttctgttttggattgtgccaggtggtgctcagggctcactcctggctctgagctttgcacttagggatcactcttggtgatgctcagattatggggtgttgggaattgaagtctggtcagccacatgcaaggctgatatcaacaccctacctgttgtactatctctccagtctctaaagcaaattccctttcc
This Sorex araneus isolate mSorAra2 chromosome 8, mSorAra2.pri, whole genome shotgun sequence DNA region includes the following protein-coding sequences:
- the CHD9NB gene encoding CHD9 neighbor protein, translating into MGCHASKSTQVVGESQKPGEQPEGEEPNLEAVTKIADGKDGASLKDGAPEPKS